The Drosophila nasuta strain 15112-1781.00 chromosome 2L, ASM2355853v1, whole genome shotgun sequence genome window below encodes:
- the LOC132798765 gene encoding UDP-glucosyltransferase 2-like translates to MDHSSKRTVLLALLSVLLISGSQGGNILGVFTSLSPSHLIVQLAMANVLAENGHNVTVITALKPPVTYKNITVVQVPMSEEDHKQTSAIFAQFASQDNSNIFMTMYRSMGQMKFMMDKMRDVMKDQRVKDLYENKDNKFDLVMLGYFLNSYQLGIAHKFKAPVVIAASMPPMEIFNNVVGNPSASSFVPAMNMAVERGQIMTFVQRVQNFLTNVATEVFFGFLENYNANTYKEVYGDDPNMPAFEELGKNVSLTFFSSHAISEGPIRPNVPAVIEVGGIQIKDKPNPLPKQLAEFLSNADNGAILLSLGSNVKSSHLKSDTNNKIFNVLSKLKQRVIWKWEDLDNTPGKSDNILYSKWLPQDDILAHPNITLFITHAGKGGITEAQYHGKPMLALPIFGDQPSNALRMVKDGFGLSLSLLTLEEQPFKESLTELLENPQYSHKVKTFSALYRDRPMSARESVLYWSEYVMRHHGAPHLQSPLMQMNFIASNNLDVFALLVTVLIVFIYISKFVLTAIIKKLKGKSKNTDKIKRH, encoded by the exons ATGGATCACAGCAGTAAAAGAACGGTGCTTCTCGCTCTACTGAGTGTTTTACTTATCAGTGGAAGTCAAGGTGGCAATATACTCGGAGTATTTACGAGTCTAAGTCCCTCGCATTTAATTGTACAATTGGCGATGGCAAATGTTTTGGCCGAGAATGGGCATAATGTGACCGTAATAACGGCTCTGAAGCCTCCTGTCACTTATAAGAATATCACCGTTGTGCAGGTTCCCATGAGCGAAGAGGatcacaaacaaacaagcgcAATATTTGCCCAATTTGCCAGTCAGGATAATAGCAACATATTCATGACCATGTACCGCTCAATGggacaaatgaaatttatgatgGACAAAATGCGGGATGTAATGAAAGATCAGCGTGTGAAGGATCTTTACGAAAATAAAGACAACAAGTTCGATCTGGTTATGTTGGGATACTTCCTCAACTCTTATCAACTGGGCATTGCGCATAAATTCAAAGCTCCCGTTGTTATAGCGGCATCAATGCCACCCATGGAAATCTTTAACAATGTTGTTGGTAATCCTTCAGCTTCTTCCTTTGTGCCTGCAATGAATATGGCAGTCGAAAGAGGCCAAATTATGACATTTGTGCAACGAGTTCAAAACTTCCTTACAAATGTTGCTACTGAAGTATTTTTTGGATTTCTAGAAAACTATAATGCAAACACATACAA AGAAGTTTATGGCGATGATCCTAATATGCCCGCCTTTGAAGAGTTAGGCAAGAATGTGTCGCTTACTTTCTTTAGTTCGCATGCAATCAGCGAAGGACCCATTAGACCCAATGTTCCAGCAGTTATTGAAGTAGGTGGCATTCAGATTAAAGACAAACCGAATCCGTTGCCCAAACAACTTGCTGAGTTCCTAAGCAATGCTGACAATGGTGCTATTCTGCTCTCGTTGGGATCCAATGTGAAAAGCTCACATTTAAAATCcgacacaaacaacaaaatattcaatGTGTTGTCGAAGCTGAAACAACGAGTTATTTGGAAATGGGAAGACCTCGATAATACTCCCGGCAAATCGGATAATATTCTATACTCGAAGTGGCTGCCTCAAGATGATATTTTGGCTCATCCTAACATTACACTCTTTATCACACATGCGGGAAAAGGAGGCATAACAGAAGCTCAGTATCATGGAAAGCCAATGTTAGCGCTTCCCATATTTGGTGATCAACCTAGCAATGCTTTGAGAATGGTAAAAGATGGATTTGGTCTCAGTTTGAGTCTGCTGACTCTCGAAGAACAGCCCTTCAAGGAGAGTCTGACTGAACTCCTGGAGAATCCTCAGTATTCACATAAAGTAAAGACTTTCTCGGCTTTATATAGGGACAGACCTATGTCTGCTCGAGAAAGTGTTCTTTACTGGTCCGAGTATGTGATGCGTCATCATGGAGCACCTCATCTGCAGAGCCCTTTGATGCAAATGAACTTTATTGCGTCTAACAACTTGGATGTATTCGCCTT